In the genome of Paenibacillus sp. GP183, the window TCTCATGACTTGTCTGTAGTCAAGCACCAGTGCGACCGGATTGCCGTGATGTATCTGGGCAAGGTTGTCGAAATTGCCGACAAGCAAAAGCTGTTCGGCAATCCTTCGCATCCGTATACTCAGGCATTGCTTTCCGCCTTGCCTGTAGCCAGTCCCGGTGCCAAAAGAGAAAGAATCATTCTTCAAGGAGACCTTCCGAGTCCGGCCAACCCTCCTTCCGGTTGCACCTTTCACCCGCGATGTCCGCGTGCTATGGAAGTATGCAAGGGAGAGGTTCCTTCTTTACTTCCCATCGGAGGCGGACAGCAGGTGGCCTGCCTTCTTTATCAAGAAATTTCGAAAACAGGATCGTACTGATGATATATTAGGATTATCAAGGAGGTAAAAGCTTTGAATTTTGATGCGATGCACTACCCCTACCCTTCGAGAAGAAATACCGTTTATGCGAAAAATGGAATGGTAGCGGCCTCTCAGCCGCTTGCGGCACAGGCGGGTCTGGATATTTTGAAAAAAGGCGGAAATGCGATTGATGCGGCGATTGCCACAGCCGCTTGCCTGACGGTCGTTGAACCGAATGCTAACGGAATTGGCGGAGATGCCTTTGCCCTTGTATGGACGAAAGGGGAGCTGCACGGGCTGAATTCCAGCGGACCGGCACCGAAATCGATCTCCATTGAAGCGGTGCAAGCAGCTGGACATAAGGAAATACCGCTCTACGGATGGCATCCAGTAACGGTTCCGGGCACCCCGGCCGCTTGGGCCGCATTGTCCGAACGGTTTGGCAGGCTTCCGCTGACCGAGGTTTTGCAGCCCGCGATCGACTATGCGGAAAACGGATATCCTGTAAGTCCCGGGATCGGGACTTTATGGAATAAGGAATATAAAACATTTAAAAAAGTACTGGTCGGCGAACAATTCGAAAACTGGTTCAAAACGTTCGCTCCGGAAGGAAGACCGCCGAAAATAGGTGAATTGTGGAGATCGCCCGATCATGCCAAGTCACTAAGATCGATAGCGGAAACCAAAGCGGAATCGTTTTATCGCGGCGAACTGGCGGATAAAATCGATGAATTTTCACGTAAGCATAATGGGTTTTTGAGAAAAGAAGATCTCGCCGGATTTTACCCCGATTGGGTGGATCCCATTCATGTGCAGTACCGGGGCTATGATGTCTGGGAAATTCCGCCGAATGGCCAGGGGCTGGCCACACTCATGGCCCTTAATGTATTGAAAGGCTTTGATTTCGCGGCGAAAGATACGGCAGACACTTATCATAAACAGATAGAAGCGTTGAAGCTCGCGCTTACCGACGGTCTCCACTATATTACACAGCATGATAAAATGACTGTTTCCGTGGAACAACTATTGTCAGATGCATATGCGCTGACAAGAAGACAGCTCATCAAGGATGAGGCGATTGAACCGGCCCACGGAGATCCAACTAAAGGAGGCACCATCTATTTAGCTGCCGCTGACGGGGAAGGTAACATGGTTTCCTATATTCAAAGCAATTACAGGGGATTCGGTTCGGGATTGGTGGTTCCTGGAACGGGAATCAGCCTGCATAACCGGGGACGCAGTTTTTCCCTTGATCCGAATCATCATAATCGGCTTGAGCCCGGAAAGAAACCATTCCATACGATTATTCCAGGATTTTTGACTAAGGATAATGAGCCTGTAGGCCCGTTTGGCGTCAAAGGCATGTTTATGCAGACGCAAGGACATTTGCAGGTCGTGATGAATATGATCGATTTCCATCTCAATCCGCAGGCCGCTCTGGATGCGCCGAGATGGCAGTGGATCAGCGGTAAAAAGGTGCTTCTAGAACGCAGCTTTCCGGAACATCTAGCCCTGGATCTGGCTAAAAAAGGGCATGCTGTTGAGTGGTCGATGGTTACGGAAAGCTTCGGATACGGGCAGATTATTGTCAAGGATCAGCATGGAGTGCTGGCCGGCGGAACGGAGCAGAGGACAGACGGTTGTATTGCGTCTTGGTAATGCCATAAAACGAAGAACGAGACTAATTTCTTGCAGCATCTCAGCAGCATGAAAAAGTAAGGGGTTATAAGATGACTGTATTTGATATCGTTCTTTTTCTAGTTGGTCTGCTGGCTGGTATTTCGGGCTCTATAGTAGGACTCGGAGGTGGATTTATCGTCGTCCCTGCACTTACCTTCCTGTTCCCAGGAATGCTTCCGGCGCACATAGCAGGCACATCCATGGCGATGCTTCTCTTCAATTCCATCTCCAGCACTTACGTATACGCGAAGCAGAAGAGAATCGATTACTCGGCAGCGATCTGGTTTGCGGTTGTCTCCGTACCGGGCGCCGTCCTTGGGGCCTTCATGGCACAGCATATTACGGGCAAAGCTTTCTTCATTAGCTTCGGTCTATTTCTGATATTTGTCTCACTCCTGCTTCTGTTCAAGCCCAAGCAGCCATTGCGTCTGCCGTTTAAGCCGACTGTACACCGCAGCTTTGTCGATGCTGCCGGACAACGATTCGAATTTGCCTACAATCGCCCGACTGGCATGGCTATAAGCTTTCTGGTCGGCTACTTATCGAGCTTATTCGGGGTCGGCGGCGGCAGTCTTATGGTGCCGACGATGACTCTGCTGCTTCTCTTCCCGCCTCATATCG includes:
- a CDS encoding sulfite exporter TauE/SafE family protein encodes the protein MTVFDIVLFLVGLLAGISGSIVGLGGGFIVVPALTFLFPGMLPAHIAGTSMAMLLFNSISSTYVYAKQKRIDYSAAIWFAVVSVPGAVLGAFMAQHITGKAFFISFGLFLIFVSLLLLFKPKQPLRLPFKPTVHRSFVDAAGQRFEFAYNRPTGMAISFLVGYLSSLFGVGGGSLMVPTMTLLLLFPPHIAVATSMLQIFLSAIVSTSTHAYLNNIDWLKVLFLSPGAIIGGQIGARLAKRLPAGLILKLLAVMLILVAVRLIMK
- a CDS encoding gamma-glutamyltransferase family protein: MHYPYPSRRNTVYAKNGMVAASQPLAAQAGLDILKKGGNAIDAAIATAACLTVVEPNANGIGGDAFALVWTKGELHGLNSSGPAPKSISIEAVQAAGHKEIPLYGWHPVTVPGTPAAWAALSERFGRLPLTEVLQPAIDYAENGYPVSPGIGTLWNKEYKTFKKVLVGEQFENWFKTFAPEGRPPKIGELWRSPDHAKSLRSIAETKAESFYRGELADKIDEFSRKHNGFLRKEDLAGFYPDWVDPIHVQYRGYDVWEIPPNGQGLATLMALNVLKGFDFAAKDTADTYHKQIEALKLALTDGLHYITQHDKMTVSVEQLLSDAYALTRRQLIKDEAIEPAHGDPTKGGTIYLAAADGEGNMVSYIQSNYRGFGSGLVVPGTGISLHNRGRSFSLDPNHHNRLEPGKKPFHTIIPGFLTKDNEPVGPFGVKGMFMQTQGHLQVVMNMIDFHLNPQAALDAPRWQWISGKKVLLERSFPEHLALDLAKKGHAVEWSMVTESFGYGQIIVKDQHGVLAGGTEQRTDGCIASW